The genome window CTGACGAATGCTGTGCGGTATGACccgaaatgttttaatatatttaataggTTGTTGGTTTAATTCCCACAGGAAGCCTTCAGAGAATTGCACTTGAACTTGGGTTGCTTTATGACTAGTCGGTAGACCAGATCTGTGCTGCTTAAACATGCATGCTGTATGTATGGATGTTTAGAAGCGTTGATTGGTTGGCTGCGTCTGAttggccttccccattgacttcaggaaagcagtttgtgtgtgtttataatttatattgaAGTAAGACGACATCATTGTTTTCACTGTGTCAGACATCGTCTGTCCCCAGAGACTGTAAACAGACGCAGTATAGCGGGGACAGTTAATCAGGACACTTGCTTCCTCCAcccataacacacacacacacacacatcatctaaaagcttttcAAAACGGCTTTTCCCTGGAGTCAAAAAATGTCCAATCTACTGTCCTCTGTATTGATTTTTGCTtcttaaaatatcataaattcCAGTTAAAGTCTTAATCTAAAACTCTGACAGTCAACCGTCCCCCCCACTCCACGCTGTCACACACCCCTGTCTTTCCTCTGAGGCTGTGGGTTTGCATAACAGGTAGTTACAGACGCTTCCTCGTCCTGAGCAGGGATATCCTGGCGCCTGACTGTCGCTCTCTGGAGCAACGCGGCTGCCGCTGGTGCTCTGGACCCCGTTTAGCTAAATATAACTATTGTCACCTAAAACGCACACAAGCACACGCTTGCACAAACAGTGTGCACTGATTTACTGATACTGTAGCAACAGACCGCCATCACAATAAAACAGCACAGTAGTTATGAAACTAACTCAAAACTCTTTCCTTAATCTACAAGAGGACATACGTCACAAAAGCACCTGATGTTAAGGAAGAAGCATTGTCAAGTACGGTAGCCCATACTCAAAATGTGACCACttcatttaacccatcccagtgagcAACCTGCTGGCCGTGAGGCTCAAACTGGCGATCTTAGGGGGACAAGACTTTCTAACAAATAGGCCACGACTATCCCCTGTGCAAAACTGTTGTGGATGTGGGTGGTTGTCAGGGCATTGCTAAGTGGCtgctagggatgtaacgattaatcgtgcgaTTTGCATGTTATGCTACTCgatgaattatggtgaaatgccATTGCATctaaaagccagagggcgctcttgtgcagaaatgcatgtaaacataatttgtatcactgttctttaaaccttttcaggtattttcgtGATAATAAAgtatatgtataatgattatgtttgacaagtgttgctttttcaaattaatgttataaacgactcaaagtGCCATAGAATTGATATCGGACATTTGTGTTGCGTTTTATCGTTACACCCCCTAGTGGTTGCTTTGTTCTTTTAGGTGGTCTCTAGGGCATTGTTTGTTGGTTGCTAGGGGgtttgtgtggttgctaggtgcTCAGCCCAAATTTTCCATTATATACTGGTCCCTAGATATGGCTCAGGTCTCTTCTTTATAGTTAACCATTTTAGTTTCATTCATTCATCGTCTGCCACAAAGAGCTATATAATATTGAACATAAAATGCGATAACTTACTAAATGATGCGATGCGATAATTAAttgaataaattaaaattatgttgaaatatatattatataaccaacataattttttgctatttacactttttttactacacaacttttatttataagtattaaaatcattcatttatttttttgcaaaccATTGCGATATGCACATTTGCAATATTGCATCTCAAAAGTCAGATAGCTTTTGCTGTATAGCCACCAGAAGCAAATTGTATTATTTGCATGAGTAAGTTTTATATAAAGTTAATGCGAATAGATGCGAATGACGTGCACTGTGAATGACATGCGATGCGAAAAACAGGTGCTATTCACCTCAAACTCGTTTTCTGCTCaagataaaaatataaaatcccgcgagtaatctacaGTACAGCTAGGAATGTGATGCTTTGCTTTTGGTGTTTACACAGCATTAGAGAAGTAATAGCACACATCTCTTTACCAGTTTGCATGATTTGAGTTCATAAGTCCAGATCATTCATGTCTGTAAGTTGTGTTTGATAAACTTTGTTAAGGATTTGTTTAAAACGTATAATCTttaaacatggttgtgtgcCTTCAACATAATGACTATTTAAACATCTATAACATCATGCACGTCatcatatttttaaaagtgcatgtttAGCCATGCCAACATGTTTTTATGGTAGATGAACAAATTTTGAAGAGACATGCCAGCGTATGTCCCTGATGGGACTTGATTTAATTTGTAAGTGGGACTGTGGCTCGAGTTCTTGTTGTTTCCTGTTgaattgtgtgtgtatgtgtggagTCTGCTGTTTTTTGTTGGTGTTTATTCTGTTATAGACCCACAAAGCTCCATCTTTCCTTTCCCCCAAATGCAGAACAAGAAACACAGGACAATAGAGACCGTATCTCTACTGATGGGTTTGTTAGATATTGAAGAATTCAAGTAATAGCTTGGCCAAGAATGACAATTTTGCAGTTATCTTTGACTTCTAAACTTAAactatgtttgttttttatgaaaCACAAACTTTGCTGAATGTTACTGTTTTTTATGAAGATGAATGGGAATGGTAGGCAAGGTTTTATCGGGGTTGGAGCTTAAATCAGCAGgtcatcggcactccaggaccgacgttgcaTACCCCAGCACTACAGAGTGTAAATATTAAAAGATTTATCCTTTTTtagtgaactatttctttaatgaAATGGTTTCAATAAAAGTGTGCACTTACTGGCTAACTGGAAGAGGGCAGCGATGGCTTCCTCCCACCATTGGGAATCCTGGGTAATGTGGCTTATCTCAAGTAACCCAAACAGGAAGATCAGTTGACCCACTGTCAAAGCCACTGTAGCCATCAGGTTACACGCCCGCATCATGTCGAACTGAACTGAAATCAGAAGAACACAAATATTAGGGATCAGCTGGTTTGTACTTTGCACTTAAAttaatagttcaccaaaaaaggaaaattccgtctttattttttcatatatttttcctgatgaacacaaaagaatatattttgataaatgatttttttaatgtaagatGGAAAGGCATGTTTAGTTTATTATGATGCCTGTTATTCATCATATTAACTGTCTAAATGTCTAATAGTCAATGAAATACCATTCTATGGTTGACATTTAGTCAATGTGTCGGTAAAGGATCTGAATCATTGCAAGGAAGATCCAGCTGCAGATGTGCAGTCATAGACACAGCTTTGCCATGAGGGTGTCACTTCCTAAAACCCACAATTCTTCACTGTGTCCATCCGTTTCCTATTTCTAAATTGGGAGAAAGATGGACAGACGTGCCAGGCTGCATGTTACAAGCAAATCTGTGCCTGGGTTTTCCATGTTTCATGGGAAATATTATGTAAAGTCTTGGATTCATTACGCTTCAGTTATCGAACTTTATTTTTAGCCGATGTGTGATGTATCCCAATGCAGACATCTGAAAGTTACAACAAAACACTTGTCGTGTTTGTGTAAATAACTTTGGTGGCCCTACTGGATATTACTGCCGTCATTTTGCTTCCAGAATGCATGAGAAGCATTTGAACATCTGTCAAGCATTAAAGTCCCCATGATGTCAAAACTgaccatttttatttttttatggaaTATTGCAGTTTTTACCATAAACAATTTATTCGCGTTCgtcattttttaaaatgatgtgcCTTTATACACTTTAATCAAAATCTCAATATGTACTTGTGACGATCATTCTCTGATGACATCAGCTTTGATGGCTTGGGGCCCCAGCTAGACGTTAAAACATTGGGTGTAAGAACTACGTTGGGCTTAGCTATGTCAGGCTTTGTGAAAATTTTTTACGCCTGTTGCACCATTTAATACTACAACGAGGCGCAGCTACGCTCAGCGTAGACGATGCGCGTCCCGCGTATGCGTTTAACCACCTTGATAGTTGAGACGCCGTTAGCGTCGTTAGGTTACAAATGCGTGCGTCACATGTAGACCCATCAAGCCTGAACGAAAGCCTTACTCGTTTGCGCAAAAGGTAATAATTTGGCGATTAATTCTAACAATTCTAAATTAAAACAATACGTTTTATACTCTGTCACTGTAAATATCTAAGTATTATATGATATAAGAATTTATTTGTGCGGTCTATCACTCTGCATGCATAAAAGCCTAGCTTGCGTATGCATTGGATGCGCCAATGTCTTGTCAATTTAATAACTTCTATTTTGCCAAAAACAAGTCATCACTTTAAACTTACGCCTACCTTTGACTAGACGTAAGATTTAGTCTTGGATATACGCTACGCCTAGATGGCGCAACACGTGTAAATCCGACTGAGGACGTAAAGCgcattttataaataatttataaagcaagaaaataaatgttataCTTATTGATCGCTGAAAATAATCAATAATACAACCCACATTTATTCTTTCGTCGtctttaaagcattttaaataaCTTTCATTAATAAAAGTTTAACATCCAATAAGATGTGCATAAATGTACCATGCTTCACTTGAATTCATGTGTGGTTCCTCTAGCTCAGTGGTgaagcattgcgttagcagggcaaaaggtcatgggtttgatcccaaggaacacacatactgataaaaaaacgATACCTcctaatgcactgtaagtcgctttggataaaagcgtctgccaaatgcagtAAAAATGCAAAACTCACGTTTGACAGTGCTGTGTGACTCCTGCTGCCCCGCTGTGTCTGATCCCCAATTGAGCCACTTGCAGGCTGTCATTGCTTGAGCGTGATGTGTACCCTCCTGTGGACACATTCTCCAAAGTCCCACGCTTCGCCTGTGCCCACCCATTAGATCCTGAAGCACCCAGCTTGAGCTGAACGTAGCCACGTTATTGAGAAGAAGAGAAAGCATGGCCACCGCTGCAGCCACCACTATCAACCTGTGCACGGCCATACGCCCCACTTTACCCGGGCCGCCCACCGTCCCCCCTCGCCCGCCGGAGCCTCCGAAGTGCCGAAACGCCAGCCGGTGGGTACGCGCACACTCCTCTCGCACTGTGAGAAATTAGCTAGAGGACATCACCGCTCATTCTCGTGCTTTGAGAGGTTTTGGGGCGCCGGGTGTCTCTAGCCCTCCTCCTCTGAGTCCGGGGCCGAAGCTGCTCGTAGGGCTGAACCGTAGACCTCCAAGGCCATCACATAAACACACAGAAACTTGCTTTAAAATCGTTCGTCTTCTGAATTTCCCCCAAATGGTTTTCAGTTTTCTGTTGTTCTGCAGTCCGTCTGCACCTCCCCTTTCTCCTTGCGCGCAGAGTGCTGGATCCTTTTTTCTCCCTGCTGGGAATGCTGAGGAATGCTGAAAGATCGCCGTGATGGGGTCTCTGTTTTTTCTTCCCTCTCTCTCCTGGTCATTGACTCGTTTTGAAGTGCTGTTGGCTCAAATTACAAAGTCCTGACTAGTTTCTCATGTCTGAGTGTGAACGTGTGGCTATCCATGAAAGCCCAGAAGAACTGTGATGGGACGTGGGGTGTACATGAGAAtaaactctctctctttctctctctctttctctcactgGGACAAATATGTTACCCCAGCTACAGGATGTGTTTCCTGGAAGGAAAGCAGACAGAACAGCATACAACACccgtcctctctctctctctctttctgttttACTCAGTGTGTTGGTTATTAATGGAGAGCTGTACATTGAAGGAGGGCCCTGAGCCATATATAGACAGCAAAATCTCTTGGAGATTTCCTCTTACTAGTGAGCAATGACATAACACAAGCATCCCAAACCCCACACAGCAGAAATGTCTCTGAATACCTTCTTTGGAAGATGTAAAACTCAGGCAACATGATGGCAAATCATACATTTTCACTGAATGTATTTTagattatataggatgattttatgcagACTTTAGTTGAGTTTTCTTAGACTGGGTCACATTTTTCTTGCGCTCTTTACTTCAGTTCTAGGTCCCCAAAGATCGAGGGAATTTCCTGTTGAATAACTTTAATAAACAGCCCACATCTGTATCTACTTGAGCTGAACGGAGTGAAAAGGGGCGAGAGAACGGGTTGGGTGGATTTTGGATTAATGGAGACCAGATAGGAGAGGATGAAAAATAGAGGGAGGGTATGAAGGGCCGAACGAGTGGGAGAGAGTTGTTGGGTCATTCCACGCATAACTGAAGTGATTCTCTTATGAGGTGAAAAGGACTGCAGATTTAAACGCCAGACGCAGCTGTTTTGTGCCGTTTTGTAAAATGATTCAGGATGAATG of Paramisgurnus dabryanus chromosome 22, PD_genome_1.1, whole genome shotgun sequence contains these proteins:
- the tmem204 gene encoding transmembrane protein 204, with amino-acid sequence MAVHRLIVVAAAVAMLSLLLNNVATFSSSWVLQDLMGGHRRSVGLWRMCPQEGTHHAQAMTACKWLNWGSDTAGQQESHSTVKLQFDMMRACNLMATVALTVGQLIFLFGLLEISHITQDSQWWEEAIAALFQLASFVLVIGLVTFYRIGPYTHLSYSCYINIAACLFATLAAAMLIWNILHRRDDCLSPPVIVISRSLTTPFRPRLDNDYVESPC